The sequence below is a genomic window from Salinispira pacifica.
GGCTTTTTCACTGGAGGGGCGGCGGGTTTACGGGAGGCGGTATGAATGTGCTTGTGGTGGATGACTCAACCATCATGCAAAAAAAGATTTCTCGAATTTTCAACGAACACCCTGAAGTACAGAAGGTAACGACTGCGGGAAATGGCACACAGGCTATTGAATGCTTTCGAAGCGGAGCTCCCCATATCGTTACCCTTGATATTACCATGCCTGAAATGGATGGTCTGAGTTGTCTTCGATGGATGATGGCGGAAAACCCGGACTGCATAATTTTTATCATTACTGCACTGAACGATGTCGAAACCGGTCTGAGAGCTTTAAAACTAGGTGCCAGAGGATACATCAAGAAACCGTTTAAGAGCAGTGATCTTCTGGGAGAAATTCAACGCTTGGTGGTGCCGGCCTGAAAGGCAGTTTCTTCATGGGATTGCGTTCAGTAAAGGAGATGAGGGGAAGATGGATGTAAATGAAATGAAAGCCTTTATTCGTGTAATAACAGAGTATTTTGAGCAGGTAAGTGGTGAAAGTGCGCAAATGGGAGTGCCCTATGTGAGGGTCTCCAATGAGGCAACACTCTCATATACTGCCATCATTGCGGTTTCAGGGTCAAAACGGGGCGGCATTTTTTTCACATCGGGCCTTGATATGCTCAGGGATCTGGCGGATGAAATTTTGGGGGATCAAGTGGGCGATGACGAGCTTGGAGATCTTGCCGGGGAGGTCACAAATACGATTTCCGGCAACCTGCGCAGAACTTTCGGGAGTGAATATATTATCTCAGTGCCGGTTGTGATGAGAAATTCCATGGAAAGTATCCGCCACCATCTAACACACCCGGTAATAATGATTCCTATTGAATGGCGAAGCAACCAGGCTCTTCTGGCAATTGGATTGGAATAGGGGAAGACATTGACAACTGAAATGATCGACATTTTATGGGTGCTCTTTGCATCTCTCTTGGTATTTATTATGCAGGCTGGTTTTGCAATGGTGGAATCGGGTATGACCCGATCGAAAAATTCCATCAACGTTGCAATCAAGAATCTGACCGATTTAGGTGTTTCATTCCTTGCATTCTGGTTATTCGGATTTGCCCTGCTGTTCGGAGCAAGTGAA
It includes:
- a CDS encoding chemotaxis protein CheX; protein product: MDVNEMKAFIRVITEYFEQVSGESAQMGVPYVRVSNEATLSYTAIIAVSGSKRGGIFFTSGLDMLRDLADEILGDQVGDDELGDLAGEVTNTISGNLRRTFGSEYIISVPVVMRNSMESIRHHLTHPVIMIPIEWRSNQALLAIGLE
- a CDS encoding response regulator transcription factor, which gives rise to MNVLVVDDSTIMQKKISRIFNEHPEVQKVTTAGNGTQAIECFRSGAPHIVTLDITMPEMDGLSCLRWMMAENPDCIIFIITALNDVETGLRALKLGARGYIKKPFKSSDLLGEIQRLVVPA